TGGGTTGATCTAAACGGGCACCGTCCCATTTGCCAAGTCAATCCATACCGCTCTTCCTTACCCCCGCTTTTACTCATGCTTACGTTTAAACGCCGAGGTCACCCTCTGAGTATCCCTCTGGACAGCCTTGTCTTTCAGAGTCTCCCTTTTATCACCTTTTGTTTTAGACTTGGCGACAGCGAGCGCGACTTTGATCCGGTTTTGTTTCCAATAAAGTCTGAGAGCGACCAATCGGTTTCCTTTAATGGCAGACTGGGTGAAAAGCTTGGTAATCTCACGGGCATTCAGGAGCAATTTGCGCGCACGTTTAGGGGTATGGTTGTTTAAATTCCCCTTTGCATAGGGTTGAATATCACAGTTATATAAAAAAACCTCTCCTTGCTCAATCCGGGCAACCGCATCCGAGATATTCACCTGCCCTTCACGAATCGACTTTACCTCAGTTCCTTTAAGCACAAGCCCTGCCTCATAAGTATCCAATATCAGATAGTCATGTCTAGCTTTTCTGTTTTCTGTAATGGCTCCATCCATAAAAAAAGCGCCTGGTGACTTTTATCTTTCGTCGACCGGCGCTCCACTTTAATCAAAAAGTCTTTAAAAAGTTACTTCTTTTTGCCCTTTGGGAGTCGTAACCCCGGTAGCTCACCCTCTTCGTCGTGTGACTCTGTGAGAATCAGTTTTTTTTCCATAATTTCCTGCAAAGCGATCTCTGCGTAGGATTTACTGGTCGAAAACACGAGCGGGCGTGATCCGGAATTTAACTGTCTGACCCTCTGGCTGATGGCATTAACCAAAATTTCCGGTGTCAGGTCAGGGCGTTCTTTGATGATTTCTTCGAATTGCAAATTTCTCATGTGTGAATATAGGGGTTAACCGAATAAACGATAAAACCAAGAATCCCCCTTTCCAGCAAGCTGTTTTTCTTAAAGTTTCTTGAAAGCTTGAGCATCCAAATAAGATTGTAAAATATTTTGTGCAGCAACGGAATCAATCTTATCCTTCCGGTTTTTGGCTTTGATTCCTGCATCAGCAAACATCCGGTGCGCGGCAGCCGTCGTGAGACGTTCATCCCAAGCTTCCACCGGCATGGCCAGCTTAGATTTAATCATTTCGATAAATTCGCGGGCCTTCTCGGTGGCGAAACCATAACTGCCATCCATATTCCGGGGCATTCCCACCACGATCAACCCGATTTCCTTTTCAGCAATGATTTCTTTGAGACGGAGAAAAAAACTGTCCAAAGGTTTGGCGCGAATCGCCTCCAAAGGCAACGCCATCATCGCCAATTCATCACTCACCGCGACACCCACACGGGCTGTACCATAATCCAAAGCCATTAGTCTCATAATCTTTTTATCCTTTTACTGATTTGATTGCATCCGATAAGGGCCGGACAAATTCCTCTATCTGAGTAAGAAAATCCGGGGACTTAGAGTGTTTGGCCACCTCGTTGACTATAGCACTCCCCACGACGACCGCATCAGATACCCCTGCGATTTCAGCTGCCTGTTTACTATCGGATACCCCGAAACCAACTGCAATCGGTAATGCCGTATGACTCCGGATTAACTCGGTTCTTTCGGTCAGACTAGATGCCACAGTCTGCTGCATGCCCGTTACACCTTCACGTGAAATATAATAGATGAATCCCGAAGCATTACGGCAAATAAGCGAAATCCTCTCTTCGGGAGTAGTCGGGGCAATAAGACTGATTTGTTTGAGTCCATGTTTTTTCATCAGGATGGCTGCGGAGTCAGCTTCTTCGGGAGGCAAATCCAAAAGTAAAATACCATCCACACCCACTGCTGCGGCCTCAATAATCAGTTTTTCCAACCCCATTTTGTACACAGGATTAAAATAAGTAAAAAGTACGAGAGGAATTTCAGACCTCTTGCGAAACTGCCGAATTCCATCGAGAATCTTAGGAAGACTCGCCCCAGCCTCAAGTGCCCGTTGAGCCGCTTGTTGAATCACTATGCCATCAGCGAGCGGATCAGAAAATGGAATACCCAGTTCCAATAGATCTACGCCCGCTTTTTCAAGGACATCTGCCACTTGAAAACTCGACTCCAAATCAGGATCGCCTGCCGTTATATAGGCAATAAATCCTTTTTTGTGTTCTTTTCTTAATTTTTCAAAAGTGAGGTCAATCCTGTTAGACATTCACCCATTTCTAAGCCTGAAAGTCATTGCGACAAGCCAATTTAAGTAATTTTTTTGTATTTTTGTGTGAAATAAGAGGCTGAGTGTTGACTTTCTTCACTTAATGGAAAAATTTACTTGATAGAGTATCCCGAATCAGTAATGTTAAATCAAATTTTAATAAGGGTGACCTTTTGTATGAAACAGATTGTAACATTAATCATCGGTTTAGCTTCAAGCGCAACAGTTGCTTTTGCCCAACAGGCTATTCCATCTGTCCAACCTCTTCAAGCTGCACCGACTGCTGGTGAATACAAATACAATGCCCAAGACGGTTATTACTATAACCCTCGGACGCCGGAAAATAAAATGACGGTTCGTGAGGCCAAAACCGGCTTTTATATTTCTATGGGTATTGCTGCTGCTGGGAATTTTAATGATGGACTTTATAATGCTAATAACTCGCCCGGTACTGCTGGGGTAAAAGACAGCACGGGTGAGATCACCTACGCCCCCTTTGCTAAGGCTGGTTATATTATCCCCGGACTCTTGGGTGATATGCCTGGTGGTCCAAATTTAGCCTTTGAGTTTGACTTCTCTTATTTCAAACAAGATGTCATGAATTATCAGCAATATCAGAATACTACCGAAAATTTCATGTTTTCTCCTGTCGCACTTCTATCATTTAATACCCTAGAAAACAGGGTTCGTTATTGGATCGGTGCTGGTCCTACTTTAGACCTCCAGTATTTGAATGCCCCATCCACGATCAATGGACTAAATGTACAAGCCGATTCAAGCAAGCTCGGTATCGGACTGATTGCTAAAGTCGGTGTGGAATACTTCTTCCTTCCCCGTTGGGCTGTGATGAGTGAATACGCTTTTTATTGGGTTCCTCAAACAACTTACGGTTATAATATTGGGGCCACAGGCGGAAACCTCGAGCTCGAAAATCTGTTCAGTAACCAGCTCCGTTTTGGTGTCAGCTACCATTTTTAATGCTTAAATCACCCCATTTTCCTAAAGCCCTCTTATCGTAAGAGGGCTTTTTTATTACCTGAAATTAAACTTCTTTTTGCTCTTATGGCCAAACTCAACGGACAAATTCATGATATCGTCATTACCGACATGGCTTTCGGAGGGGATGGTGTCGGACGGATCAATGGGCAGGTCGTTTTCATCCCATTTGTCATCACGGGTGAAACCGTTAAAATCAAAATCATCTCCGAAAAAAAAGGGATACTCCGGGGCAATTTGCTCGAGGTTTTAATCCCTTCCCCCCACAGGATCACCCCAAAATGTAAAGTATTTGGTTCCTGTGGCGGATGCCAATACCAGCATATTGATTATCCAGAGCAAATTGCACTAAAGACCAAACAAGTCACTGATTGCCTCGAAAGGATCGGAAAAATCCCTGCTCCACCGGTAAAAAAAATGATTTTATCCCCGCTGGTTTATCATTACCGGAATAAAATCACGGTGCATACCCGCGGGGGCTTAACCGGTTTTCTGGATACTTCTGGTTCAAAAATCGTAACAATCCAGGATTGCCCACTGGCGGATGAGGGAGTGAATACGAAATTATCGGCATTCCTCCTGAAGAATGACCCACCCGAAGGTGATCACGCCTTCCGCAACTTGCCTGGTGAGGCTCATACCCTCGCCCCACAGGCCTTCTACCAGACAAATACGCAGATACTGCCCGGACTGCTTTCCTTGGTCGGTAATTTGCTCCCGGGCACGGGGGATACACTCATCGATACGTATTGTGGTGCGGGATTTTTCACTTTCGAATTCTCCCCGCGTTTTTTGAAAGTCGTAGGGATCGAGCTAGAGCCAAGAGCAATCTCAGCAGCCCTCGCACGGAAAAATCAGGAATCGACTAAAAATATCGAGTTTATTGCCGGTGCTGTGGAATCCGTCCTCCACGATGTCTTGGCCCCACATCAGAAAAATAACGTCACACTCATCCTAGACCCTCCAAGGACCGGCTGCGAACCCCGGGTCATTGAAATCCTCCAAATTCTCCCGCCCCAAGAAATCATCTACGTATCTTGTAACCCGTCCACCCTCGCCCGCGACATCCAAAGACTGCATCCGAAATTCGAACTCCTCTCGATCACCCCCATCGACATGTTCCCCCAAACCTCCCACATCGAGTGCGTGGCTCATTTAGTGCGGACTTCTTGAAACGCTGAAAAACAAAGACTGATTATAGGGAGGAAGGCAAGATTTGCGTGAGCACTTCGTATAACCTCCCCCCCTTACTTTAAAGAATCTTTTACCTCTTGCCATGCCCACATGATATTTTGTTCGATGCCGGGGAGAATGAGTAGCTGGTCGGGGCCCGACACCTTACTTTGCCATTCCTGACACAAAAGCGGATCCATCCCTGGGAGGATAACCTTAACCTTTTGGAACCTCGGATGCTCGACCGCAGATGGGGGAGGTGCCAAGGAGGGGATAATCACCAAATAATCAGCCGCCTGATAACTTTCCAAGATTGCCGGGAGTTGATCAATATGCCCACCCGAGATGATCACTCGGTCGAGCCCTTCAAATTTCCCCAGTTTTTTATCCGTACAAATAAGCAGCTCTAAATGGTGTAACTCGGCCAGCTCCCGCATGGCATGCCCATAATGACTCCCCCAAACCCTTGAATCGATAAAAACCAACCATTTCTTAGACGGATTCGAGGTATCCTTCGGACATATCCTGATTATTTGTCCGTCAGGGGATTCTTGCCCCAACAAGACATTCCCTCATCGAAATATTTGAAGGAATGTTGGACACCGTTGAATAAATAATGTGGGGGTCCTGCCCCAAACCCCCGGAGTAAATCGCATTCCGAGCAA
The sequence above is a segment of the Verrucomicrobiota bacterium genome. Coding sequences within it:
- the smpB gene encoding SsrA-binding protein SmpB, giving the protein MDGAITENRKARHDYLILDTYEAGLVLKGTEVKSIREGQVNISDAVARIEQGEVFLYNCDIQPYAKGNLNNHTPKRARKLLLNAREITKLFTQSAIKGNRLVALRLYWKQNRIKVALAVAKSKTKGDKRETLKDKAVQRDTQRVTSAFKRKHE
- a CDS encoding DNA-directed RNA polymerase subunit omega gives rise to the protein MRNLQFEEIIKERPDLTPEILVNAISQRVRQLNSGSRPLVFSTSKSYAEIALQEIMEKKLILTESHDEEGELPGLRLPKGKKK
- the ruvX gene encoding Holliday junction resolvase RuvX, which produces MRLMALDYGTARVGVAVSDELAMMALPLEAIRAKPLDSFFLRLKEIIAEKEIGLIVVGMPRNMDGSYGFATEKAREFIEMIKSKLAMPVEAWDERLTTAAAHRMFADAGIKAKNRKDKIDSVAAQNILQSYLDAQAFKKL
- the trpA gene encoding tryptophan synthase subunit alpha; this translates as MSNRIDLTFEKLRKEHKKGFIAYITAGDPDLESSFQVADVLEKAGVDLLELGIPFSDPLADGIVIQQAAQRALEAGASLPKILDGIRQFRKRSEIPLVLFTYFNPVYKMGLEKLIIEAAAVGVDGILLLDLPPEEADSAAILMKKHGLKQISLIAPTTPEERISLICRNASGFIYYISREGVTGMQQTVASSLTERTELIRSHTALPIAVGFGVSDSKQAAEIAGVSDAVVVGSAIVNEVAKHSKSPDFLTQIEEFVRPLSDAIKSVKG
- a CDS encoding outer membrane beta-barrel protein yields the protein MKQIVTLIIGLASSATVAFAQQAIPSVQPLQAAPTAGEYKYNAQDGYYYNPRTPENKMTVREAKTGFYISMGIAAAGNFNDGLYNANNSPGTAGVKDSTGEITYAPFAKAGYIIPGLLGDMPGGPNLAFEFDFSYFKQDVMNYQQYQNTTENFMFSPVALLSFNTLENRVRYWIGAGPTLDLQYLNAPSTINGLNVQADSSKLGIGLIAKVGVEYFFLPRWAVMSEYAFYWVPQTTYGYNIGATGGNLELENLFSNQLRFGVSYHF
- a CDS encoding class I SAM-dependent RNA methyltransferase, with product MAKLNGQIHDIVITDMAFGGDGVGRINGQVVFIPFVITGETVKIKIISEKKGILRGNLLEVLIPSPHRITPKCKVFGSCGGCQYQHIDYPEQIALKTKQVTDCLERIGKIPAPPVKKMILSPLVYHYRNKITVHTRGGLTGFLDTSGSKIVTIQDCPLADEGVNTKLSAFLLKNDPPEGDHAFRNLPGEAHTLAPQAFYQTNTQILPGLLSLVGNLLPGTGDTLIDTYCGAGFFTFEFSPRFLKVVGIELEPRAISAALARKNQESTKNIEFIAGAVESVLHDVLAPHQKNNVTLILDPPRTGCEPRVIEILQILPPQEIIYVSCNPSTLARDIQRLHPKFELLSITPIDMFPQTSHIECVAHLVRTS